Proteins encoded by one window of Halomonas sp. SH5A2:
- a CDS encoding enoyl-CoA hydratase/isomerase family protein: MSDRTGELVTVSANENGVVEVAITRPEVRNALNEATALALNQALAAVATDERVRCVILRGEGSAFCAGADLAEFEKATAEPASERLEKLFLPALRSLMTMEKPVIAAISGAAAGIGVSYVLASDMVVMGHSAYLKLAFINIGLIPDGGACWHLVRKLGHAQAFEMAALATPISGERCVALGLANRVVEDHQVLAEARSLAQALVGQSPQALSATKRALREAAQRSLSDTMALEGELQDQCKASEDFQMRVAAFRQSRRK, translated from the coding sequence ATGTCCGATCGCACCGGCGAATTAGTCACTGTCAGCGCTAATGAAAACGGCGTTGTCGAAGTAGCGATTACGCGCCCAGAAGTCCGCAATGCCCTGAATGAAGCCACCGCCCTGGCGCTCAATCAAGCGCTGGCGGCGGTAGCGACAGATGAACGGGTTCGCTGTGTGATTCTGCGCGGTGAGGGCAGCGCGTTTTGTGCAGGCGCTGATCTGGCGGAGTTTGAGAAAGCCACGGCTGAGCCCGCCAGCGAGCGGCTGGAAAAACTCTTTCTGCCCGCCCTGCGCAGTTTAATGACGATGGAAAAGCCGGTGATTGCAGCGATTAGTGGCGCCGCGGCAGGCATAGGGGTTTCCTATGTGCTCGCCAGCGATATGGTGGTCATGGGCCATTCCGCTTACTTAAAGCTTGCCTTTATCAATATCGGTTTGATCCCCGACGGCGGCGCCTGCTGGCATCTAGTACGCAAGCTTGGCCATGCCCAAGCGTTTGAGATGGCCGCCTTGGCGACCCCCATTTCGGGTGAGCGCTGCGTGGCGCTCGGCTTGGCTAACCGGGTCGTTGAAGATCACCAGGTGCTAGCAGAAGCGCGTTCGTTGGCCCAAGCGCTGGTGGGTCAATCGCCTCAGGCGTTAAGTGCCACCAAACGCGCGCTGCGTGAAGCCGCACAGCGATCGTTGAGTGACACGATGGCGTTAGAGGGCGAGCTACAGGATCAGTGCAAGGCCTCTGAGGATTTCCAGATGCGAGTGGCGGCGTTTCGTCAAAGCCGCCGTAAATGA
- a CDS encoding acyl-CoA dehydrogenase family protein, producing MNLTFSPEEQAFRAEVRHFLADALPSDISERVRLGRHLRADDHLRWQNILSEQGWLASNWPKEHGGPGWGPVQRHIFDEECAAAHAPTVVPFGVNMVAPVIMKFGSIEQQQHYLPRILSNQDWWCQGYSEPGAGSDLAGLNTRAVRDGDHYIVNGQKTWTTLGQHANMLFCLVRTDPEAKKQAGISFLLIDMQTPGITVRPIITLDGAHEVNEIFLDNVRVPVENRVGEEGQGWTCAKFLLTHERTGIAGLGHAKQALRHLKSLASRVEHRGKPLLDLPSFRQRVVKAELELMALEVTNLRVIAAARDGGVPGAESSLLKVRGSELRQELSELTRRALGPAALPFFPDFLHGDASLDDESAQSASASAQYFNRRKLSIYGGSNEIQKSIVAKTILAM from the coding sequence ATGAACCTCACTTTTAGCCCCGAAGAGCAGGCATTCCGTGCAGAGGTACGCCATTTTCTAGCCGACGCGCTACCCAGCGATATTAGCGAACGCGTGCGCTTGGGCCGCCACCTGCGCGCTGATGATCATCTACGCTGGCAGAACATTCTCAGCGAACAGGGTTGGCTAGCCTCTAACTGGCCAAAAGAGCACGGCGGACCAGGCTGGGGACCGGTACAGCGGCATATATTTGATGAAGAGTGCGCCGCGGCCCACGCGCCGACGGTCGTGCCTTTCGGCGTCAACATGGTGGCTCCGGTCATCATGAAATTCGGCAGTATCGAACAGCAACAGCACTATCTGCCGCGCATTTTGAGCAATCAGGATTGGTGGTGTCAGGGCTACTCAGAGCCCGGTGCGGGTTCCGATTTGGCAGGTCTGAATACCCGCGCGGTACGCGACGGCGACCACTATATCGTCAATGGTCAGAAGACCTGGACCACCTTGGGCCAGCACGCCAACATGCTATTTTGCCTAGTGCGTACCGACCCAGAGGCTAAAAAGCAGGCGGGCATTAGCTTTTTGTTGATCGATATGCAAACGCCAGGGATTACCGTACGACCCATTATTACCCTGGACGGTGCCCACGAAGTTAATGAAATCTTTTTAGACAACGTGCGGGTGCCGGTTGAAAACCGCGTCGGAGAAGAGGGCCAGGGCTGGACCTGCGCCAAATTCCTGCTCACCCACGAACGCACCGGCATTGCAGGGCTTGGCCACGCCAAGCAGGCATTGCGCCACCTGAAGTCTCTCGCCAGCCGGGTTGAGCATCGTGGCAAACCGCTGTTGGACCTGCCCAGTTTCCGCCAGCGGGTGGTCAAAGCCGAGCTTGAGCTGATGGCGCTGGAAGTGACCAATCTACGCGTGATAGCCGCAGCCCGGGATGGCGGCGTGCCCGGTGCAGAAAGCTCGCTGCTGAAAGTGCGTGGCTCAGAGCTGCGCCAGGAGCTAAGCGAGCTCACCCGCCGCGCCCTTGGCCCTGCTGCTCTGCCGTTCTTCCCCGACTTCCTGCATGGTGATGCCAGCCTGGACGATGAGAGCGCCCAAAGCGCCTCCGCCAGTGCTCAATACTTCAATCGCCGCAAGCTGTCGATTTATGGCGGCTCCAACGAAATACAGAAAAGTATCGTCGCCAAAACTATTTTAGCTATGTGA
- a CDS encoding PaaI family thioesterase: MSQSDTSRHALMGYHELLGMQVVEWRQDRTVVELTIEPKHLNRSGNVHGGVLASMLDSALSLAGLHCDVPGNIRRGMTLSLTTTFVGPARQGVLRATGILRGGGQKTYMTSGEITDEKGNLVAMGEGSFRRRSGSESPEGLPEDCSE; this comes from the coding sequence ATGAGCCAGTCGGATACTTCCCGACACGCACTGATGGGCTATCACGAACTGCTGGGTATGCAGGTGGTTGAATGGCGCCAAGATCGCACCGTGGTTGAACTCACCATTGAGCCCAAGCACCTGAACCGCAGTGGCAATGTGCACGGTGGCGTGCTGGCCTCGATGTTGGATAGCGCCCTGAGCCTGGCAGGCCTGCACTGTGATGTGCCGGGCAATATTCGCAGGGGGATGACGCTGTCGCTGACGACCACGTTTGTGGGCCCCGCTCGGCAAGGTGTGCTGCGGGCAACGGGAATCCTGCGCGGTGGTGGGCAAAAAACCTATATGACCAGCGGTGAGATCACCGACGAAAAGGGCAATCTAGTGGCGATGGGCGAGGGATCGTTTCGCCGTCGTAGCGGCAGCGAATCGCCTGAAGGACTTCCCGAGGATTGTTCTGAGTGA
- a CDS encoding electron transfer flavoprotein subunit alpha/FixB family protein: protein MSILVLADLHEGQLAGATAHVVAAAKAIGGDIDVLVAGEGVKAAAEAAAKLDGVSKVRVADNAVYAHQLAEPMGALLVELVDGYTHVLASASTTGKNVLPRLAALKDVSQLSDVLAVDSADTFKRPIYAGNAIATVKSDDALKVITVRTTGFDAVGDGGSAPIEAVDTVVDNAQSSFVKQELAESDRPELGGAKVVISGGRGMGNGENFKLLDGIADKLGAAIGASRAAVDAGFVPNDMQVGQTGKIVAPDLYIAVGISGAIQHLAGMKDSKVIVAINKDDEAPIFQVADYGLVGDLFEILPELESKL from the coding sequence ATGAGCATTTTGGTACTTGCCGACTTGCACGAAGGCCAACTGGCCGGGGCCACGGCCCACGTCGTGGCGGCGGCTAAAGCCATTGGTGGCGATATCGACGTTCTTGTCGCCGGTGAAGGCGTCAAAGCCGCGGCCGAGGCTGCCGCCAAGCTCGACGGCGTGAGTAAAGTGCGCGTCGCGGATAACGCCGTTTACGCCCACCAGCTCGCTGAGCCCATGGGCGCGCTGCTGGTCGAACTGGTTGATGGCTACACCCACGTGCTGGCCAGCGCCTCCACCACCGGCAAAAACGTGCTACCGCGCCTGGCGGCCTTGAAAGATGTCAGCCAGCTTTCTGATGTTCTCGCCGTGGATAGCGCTGACACCTTCAAGCGCCCGATTTACGCCGGTAACGCCATTGCGACCGTCAAGAGCGACGACGCGCTGAAAGTCATCACCGTGCGTACCACCGGCTTCGATGCCGTGGGCGACGGCGGCAGCGCCCCCATCGAAGCCGTTGATACCGTGGTCGACAACGCCCAGTCCAGTTTCGTCAAACAGGAACTGGCCGAGTCGGACCGCCCGGAGCTTGGCGGTGCCAAGGTCGTCATCTCTGGCGGTCGCGGCATGGGCAATGGCGAGAACTTCAAGCTGCTCGACGGCATTGCCGACAAGCTGGGGGCGGCGATTGGTGCCTCCCGCGCCGCAGTTGATGCCGGCTTTGTCCCCAACGATATGCAGGTCGGCCAGACCGGCAAGATCGTTGCCCCGGATCTGTATATCGCCGTGGGCATCTCCGGTGCCATTCAGCACCTGGCGGGCATGAAAGACTCCAAGGTGATCGTTGCGATCAATAAAGACGACGAAGCGCCGATCTTCCAGGTCGCGGATTATGGCCTGGTGGGCGATCTGTTCGAGATCCTCCCGGAGCTGGAAAGCAAGCTGTAA
- a CDS encoding enoyl-CoA hydratase/isomerase family protein encodes MSVHYQRHGDIGVIQIANPPVNALSHAVRSGLVDALKEGIADAEAKALAVLADGRTFIAGADIREFGKPPQDPLLHDVITQLEACPKPLIAALHGTALGGGLEVALGCHYRVALAGTRVGLPEVKLGLLPGAGGTQRLPRLVGVERALEMITSGRFVEAEEALEAGIIDAISNAETPLDAGLAAAKEVLAGNQTSRITGQLPPPSADPQAIDSTLSRLHQESPDLFSPFRIVEAVEACVTAETLQDGLRSERELFLACMDSPQRAGLIHLFFAARSPHVVPNIDKAKAFNRVALMGEHPLFERLQKAAQRAGITLTSAPDAATELCLLAPNTPMDAAVGCPVIKLDEIGISSRTETALQLVIAEGGSMVELVNLSAEPLIQQQAALTLKTLKVNVVVSQRQSLLNTMHAEIKEASASERQSALEQASLSIANNGFCYRESDIDLLAVEALGYPRHLGGPHRQATLKETH; translated from the coding sequence ATGTCCGTTCATTACCAACGCCACGGCGACATAGGCGTTATTCAAATTGCCAATCCGCCGGTCAATGCTTTAAGTCACGCGGTACGCAGTGGCTTGGTCGATGCGCTTAAAGAGGGTATTGCTGACGCAGAGGCCAAAGCGCTGGCCGTGCTCGCCGATGGCCGCACCTTTATTGCCGGGGCGGATATTCGTGAGTTTGGTAAGCCGCCTCAAGACCCGCTGCTGCACGATGTGATCACCCAACTGGAAGCCTGCCCAAAACCGCTGATTGCCGCGCTACATGGCACAGCCCTGGGCGGCGGTTTAGAAGTAGCACTAGGTTGCCACTACCGAGTCGCGCTGGCGGGAACCCGCGTAGGGCTACCAGAGGTAAAACTTGGTCTGTTGCCTGGTGCCGGTGGCACCCAGCGTTTGCCGCGCTTAGTGGGCGTTGAGCGCGCATTAGAGATGATTACCAGCGGGCGCTTTGTAGAGGCTGAGGAAGCCTTGGAGGCGGGCATTATCGACGCCATCAGCAATGCAGAAACGCCGCTTGACGCGGGCCTAGCGGCAGCTAAAGAGGTACTGGCAGGTAACCAAACGTCGCGCATCACTGGTCAACTACCACCTCCTTCAGCTGATCCCCAGGCGATCGACTCTACGCTGTCGCGTCTTCACCAAGAATCTCCCGATCTCTTCTCGCCGTTTCGCATTGTTGAAGCGGTGGAGGCCTGCGTGACGGCTGAAACGCTTCAAGATGGCCTGCGCAGCGAGCGGGAACTGTTTTTGGCCTGTATGGACTCCCCCCAACGCGCCGGACTCATTCATCTGTTTTTTGCCGCGCGCAGCCCTCACGTAGTGCCAAATATTGACAAAGCCAAGGCTTTTAATCGCGTCGCCCTAATGGGCGAGCATCCGCTATTCGAGCGCCTGCAAAAAGCCGCTCAACGGGCGGGGATTACCCTCACTAGCGCACCTGACGCTGCCACCGAGCTATGTCTACTGGCGCCGAATACGCCCATGGATGCTGCCGTGGGATGCCCCGTCATCAAACTGGACGAGATCGGCATCAGCAGCAGGACTGAGACAGCATTACAGTTAGTCATCGCCGAAGGCGGCAGCATGGTAGAGCTGGTCAACTTAAGCGCAGAGCCACTGATCCAGCAGCAGGCTGCCCTCACCTTAAAGACGCTAAAAGTCAACGTCGTGGTCAGCCAACGACAAAGCTTGCTGAATACCATGCACGCTGAAATTAAAGAAGCATCAGCCAGCGAACGGCAATCCGCTTTAGAACAGGCGAGCCTCAGTATCGCTAACAACGGCTTCTGTTACCGCGAGAGTGATATCGATTTGCTGGCGGTAGAGGCACTAGGTTATCCGCGACATTTAGGTGGGCCTCACCGCCAGGCAACCCTTAAGGAAACACATTAA
- a CDS encoding electron transfer flavoprotein subunit beta/FixA family protein, with translation MKILVAVKRVIDYNVKIRVKADHSDVDLTNVKMAMNPFCEIAVEEAVRLKEKGVATEVVAVTVGPKAAQEQLRTALALGADRAIHIETDERAESLAVAKLLAKVVDEEQPGMVILGKQAIDTDNNQTGQMLAALTNLPQGTFASEVAVDGDKIHVTREIDGGLQTIALTLPAIVTTDLRLNEPRYAKLPDIMKAKKKPMDVKTPADYGVEVASKVSLVKVESPAERKGGIKVASVDELIDKLKNEAKVL, from the coding sequence ATGAAAATTCTCGTCGCGGTGAAACGCGTCATCGACTACAACGTCAAAATCCGCGTTAAAGCGGACCACTCCGACGTCGACCTGACCAACGTCAAAATGGCCATGAACCCCTTCTGCGAAATTGCCGTGGAAGAAGCGGTACGTCTGAAAGAGAAGGGCGTCGCCACGGAAGTGGTCGCTGTGACGGTCGGCCCCAAAGCGGCCCAGGAACAGCTGCGCACTGCGCTTGCGCTGGGGGCAGATCGCGCCATTCATATCGAGACTGACGAGCGCGCCGAATCACTGGCGGTGGCCAAGCTGCTGGCCAAGGTGGTCGATGAAGAGCAGCCGGGCATGGTCATCCTCGGCAAGCAGGCCATCGACACCGACAATAACCAGACCGGCCAGATGCTCGCCGCGTTGACCAACCTGCCCCAGGGCACCTTTGCGTCAGAGGTAGCCGTCGACGGTGACAAGATTCACGTGACGCGGGAAATCGATGGTGGCCTGCAGACGATTGCGTTGACGCTGCCAGCGATTGTCACGACCGACTTGCGCCTTAACGAGCCGCGCTATGCCAAGCTGCCGGATATCATGAAAGCCAAGAAAAAGCCCATGGACGTGAAGACCCCCGCCGATTACGGTGTCGAGGTGGCCTCCAAGGTGAGCCTGGTGAAAGTCGAATCCCCCGCCGAACGCAAGGGCGGTATCAAAGTGGCCTCGGTCGACGAGTTGATCGACAAACTGAAAAACGAAGCCAAGGTTCTTTAA
- a CDS encoding acyl-CoA dehydrogenase family protein, whose protein sequence is MDFALTDEQRMLEETLSRLVADQVSPEQRRAMLADAPEGASALWRTFAELGLLHMPFSEDVGGLGGDGTDLMIIMQALGRGLVPEHYLAGLVLPGQLLALTANSEQQERWLTPLLEGEHQLALAWQEVGTRYDAFTVSTQAKQQDAQWQLNGRKDVVLNLEAAAATLVTAQLESGKLGLFIVPTGTPGASPQLYRTIDDQAAGDLTLDNVTLPLAHCLSEDVRDTLAEVLALGRAAICAQAIGAMEEACDQTLAYLKERKQFGLPLSTFQALQHRMVDMHLHLEQSRSMAILAATSLTLPASERDYKIAAAKAYCGESARFIAEQAIQLHGAMGMTEECYVANYAKHLVMFDHYLGDSDYHLETISDLLSVA, encoded by the coding sequence ATGGATTTTGCTTTAACCGACGAGCAACGCATGCTCGAAGAGACGCTCTCTCGCTTAGTGGCCGATCAGGTTTCCCCCGAGCAGCGCCGTGCGATGCTTGCCGATGCCCCCGAAGGTGCCTCTGCACTCTGGCGCACCTTTGCTGAGCTTGGCCTACTGCATATGCCTTTTAGTGAAGACGTAGGTGGGCTGGGTGGCGATGGCACCGACCTGATGATTATCATGCAGGCACTCGGGCGAGGCCTGGTGCCAGAACATTATCTTGCGGGCCTCGTGCTACCCGGCCAGTTGCTGGCCCTGACCGCTAACAGCGAGCAGCAGGAACGCTGGCTTACCCCGCTGCTTGAGGGCGAGCATCAACTGGCGCTTGCCTGGCAGGAAGTTGGCACCCGCTACGATGCCTTCACGGTATCTACCCAAGCTAAACAGCAAGACGCGCAGTGGCAGTTAAATGGCAGAAAAGATGTCGTTCTGAACCTCGAAGCGGCGGCAGCTACGCTGGTCACGGCACAATTAGAGAGCGGCAAATTAGGGCTATTCATTGTGCCCACGGGCACGCCCGGCGCATCGCCGCAACTTTACCGTACTATCGACGACCAAGCTGCCGGTGACCTCACGCTAGACAATGTCACACTGCCGTTAGCCCATTGCCTGAGCGAAGATGTCAGGGATACGCTGGCCGAGGTTCTGGCCCTAGGTCGCGCGGCAATCTGCGCTCAAGCCATCGGCGCAATGGAAGAAGCCTGCGACCAAACCCTGGCCTATCTTAAAGAGCGCAAGCAGTTTGGCCTGCCACTATCCACCTTCCAGGCGCTGCAACACCGCATGGTGGATATGCACCTGCACCTGGAGCAATCCCGCTCCATGGCGATTTTAGCGGCAACCAGCCTTACCCTGCCTGCCAGCGAGCGGGATTACAAAATCGCCGCGGCCAAGGCGTACTGTGGCGAATCAGCGCGCTTTATTGCCGAACAGGCCATCCAGCTTCATGGGGCAATGGGCATGACCGAAGAGTGCTATGTCGCGAACTACGCCAAGCACCTGGTGATGTTCGATCACTACCTGGGCGATAGCGACTACCATCTCGAAACGATTAGTGATCTGTTAAGCGTTGCCTAG
- a CDS encoding NAD(P)H-dependent flavin oxidoreductase, whose product MLTRLTASLTLPVIGSPMFIVSGPKLVIAQCQAGIIGAFPALNARPAEVLREWLKQVTQTLANYDERHPEQPSAPFAVNQIVHPTNDRLEHDVALCAEFKVPLVITSLHAPNRVVEQVHAYGGLVFHDVTTLRHAKKAVDAGVDGLILVCHGAGGHAGRLNPFAFVAEVRRFYDGPLVLAGAITQGEQIVAAQALGVDLVYMGTRFIATQEANAQAAYKQMVLDAAAGDIVYTNLFTGVHGNYLRQSIEQAGLDPNALPEGDKSSMRYGSGGSSKAKAWRDIWGAGQGVGSIATLNSVAEEVATLRADYQQALDHLRRL is encoded by the coding sequence ATGCTAACGCGTCTAACCGCTTCGTTAACTCTGCCGGTGATCGGCTCTCCCATGTTTATCGTCTCCGGGCCTAAGTTGGTGATTGCTCAGTGCCAGGCGGGCATTATAGGTGCTTTCCCGGCGCTCAATGCGCGTCCTGCGGAGGTGCTGCGCGAGTGGCTGAAGCAGGTCACTCAAACCCTGGCCAACTATGACGAGCGGCACCCAGAACAGCCTTCGGCGCCCTTTGCGGTTAATCAAATCGTTCATCCTACCAATGATCGTCTAGAGCACGATGTCGCGCTGTGCGCCGAGTTTAAAGTGCCGCTGGTGATTACTAGTCTGCACGCGCCTAATCGTGTAGTTGAACAGGTACATGCCTATGGCGGCTTGGTCTTTCATGATGTCACCACGCTACGCCATGCCAAGAAGGCAGTGGATGCAGGCGTCGATGGCTTGATACTGGTGTGCCACGGTGCGGGCGGTCATGCCGGGCGTTTAAATCCGTTTGCCTTTGTGGCCGAGGTGCGCCGCTTCTATGATGGGCCGCTGGTGCTGGCGGGGGCGATCACCCAAGGCGAGCAGATCGTTGCCGCCCAGGCGCTAGGCGTCGACTTGGTGTATATGGGCACGCGTTTTATTGCCACTCAAGAGGCCAATGCTCAAGCCGCCTACAAACAGATGGTGCTGGACGCTGCAGCGGGAGACATTGTCTATACCAACCTGTTTACCGGCGTGCACGGGAACTATTTACGCCAAAGTATTGAGCAGGCGGGGTTAGACCCTAATGCGCTGCCTGAAGGCGATAAAAGCTCGATGCGCTACGGCTCGGGCGGTAGCAGTAAAGCAAAAGCGTGGCGGGATATTTGGGGCGCGGGGCAGGGCGTGGGTAGTATTGCCACACTGAATAGTGTGGCAGAAGAAGTCGCGACGCTACGCGCAGATTATCAGCAGGCGCTGGATCATTTACGGCGGCTTTGA